The following is a genomic window from Dehalococcoidia bacterium.
CCGATGGTGGCTTGGAGTTCGCCGCTGAAGACGGGCGGCCACGCGAGCGTGTTCGCCGCACCAAACTGCGGCACGTCAGGGACCTGTGCCGAAACGCTCAACGGCCCCAAGACCAGTGGAGCGGCCAGCGCGGCGAGCGCGCCAAGCGTCCCCGCAACTGCCTTCAGACGAAGATGTGCCATTGCTCTCCTCCTTCGGATATGCCGACTTCTGGAGGCGCCGTTCTTGACAGGGATGAGGTGCGATGGCGCGAACTGCTGGATGAGAAACGCGCGGCCGAGACTCGCTCGCATCCGGCACCGGCAGAATACACCAATCCTGCCGAGACAGTCAACAGGAAAATCGGGGGAATCGCGACGAACTGCTCCATTTTTGCGGTGGGCGGCGGCGCGCGCTGCCGCGCGAGCACTCTGGCAGAGGCGCGCCGCCCTGCAGGCTCGGTAAGGGAAACGGTGCGGGATCAAAGAAACCGCCCACCGACAGTCGTCAGTGGGCGGTTTGTCTGAGCGCGAGCAGGCTTACTGGGCGCTTGCGCCGCCTGGCGCCGCCGGCTGGAGCCCGCCGGGCAAGGTGACCGGGGCGTCGGTGCGGATCCGCGGCGAGACGTAGATCCCCTGCACGCGGCCGACCGAGGTGCCGAACTCGCCGCCTGTTGCGAACCAGAGCCAGCTCCACGTCTCAAAGGGTTGCCCGCCGTTGTCGGCGACGACGTAGAACGGCCCTTGCGCTTGGCCGGCGCGGACGAAGTGGTTGATCCACCCCACTTGCTGGCCATCCGGCGCCAGCCCTTCAACCTTGCCGCGATTGGCGTCTTCGGAGCCGGCGTACGTATTGGTCACCCGCGCTGAAGCGGGAAGGTAGACCCGGACATCAACAAAGGCGTGCTGGTTGGAAGTGCGGTTCGAGACGACCACGAGCAGTCCGGTCAGGTTGCCAACTGTCACCTGCGCCATTTCGGAGATGACTGGTGGCCAACTCGCCGCCTGCTGCGCTGCTGCCGGCTGAACCCCGATCAGTGGCATTGCCGCCAAGCCGGCCACGGTGAGTGCGAGGGCGCCGGCTTTCAACAGTCGCCGCATGAGACCTCCTTGCCTGCGTTCCCAGAGCGCGCCCGCCGCTTGGGCCTGCTGGCGCCTCTGGGCGCAGAAACTGGGGATAACTGCCCTGACTTGGGCAGAACAAACCGCGCTCGAACGGTCGGCTGGCAGTCTACCACTCTGCTGCCGGCGAGTCAATACGCTACGGAACCATCTGGTTCGGCCGGCGGGCGCCCCGCTGGCTTTCTCTGGAGCGGAGTTCCTAGCTGCCAGCAGCGCGCGGCGTGCTCATGTCCTCACCTGATTGTGAGGCGGGTCATTTGGGTGGTACACTTGAAATGTGTCGAGTGGGACCGGCCTCGTTGAAACGCTCTGGGCCGGGTTTGCAACCCTCAACCGCCGCCTCGATCTCTTGGCTCTCCCAATTGCCGTCAATCTTGTCGCGTGGCTTGGTCCGCGACTGACGGCGCGTCCGGTCGTGGAAGGGGCAGGCGCTGCGTTCGCGAGTTGGTTCGCCGCGGCCGCAGCTGACCCGTCGCTCGGTCTCTCTGCCGAGCAGGCCCGCCAAGTGAGCGAGGAACTTGCAGCGCAGATGCGACTGCTTGCAAGCGCAAATCTGGTGACGCTCGTCGGGTGGGCGTTGCCGGGGATGATTGCACTGGACGAACCGCTCGGGCAGCCAGTTGTCGAACTGGAGGGGCGTGCACTGCTGGGGGCCCTTGTTGCGCTGCTCGCCCTCGGGTTGGCGTCCGCCGCGATGTTCTACCAGCAGGTCGCCAGCGCGGTGCGGGGCGAGTCGCTTCGGCTGCTTCAGCTGCTCGGCGGGGTTCCGCGTTTTGTCCTTCGCCAAGCAGGCTGGATTGCCATACTGCTCGCCGCAGCCGCTATCGCTGGGGTGCCGTTTCTGCTAGTCATCGGCTTGGCGAGCATCCTCAGCCCCGCTCTTGGCGTGGCGGTGCTCTTTGTGAGCTGGGGGCTGCTGCTGATCGCAGCCTGGGGGCTGTTCTTTCACACGAGCGCCATGTTTTTCGATGATGTCGGACCGCTGCGGGCGGTGGTTGGGAGTGTCGCGGTTGTCGCTCGCCACCGCGGGCCTTCGCTCCTGTTCGTAGCGGTCGTCTCGCTGATCACGACCGGCTGGGGGCTCGTCTGGAGCGGCCTCGAGGGCGTTCCGGCGAGCAATCTGCTGCGGATCGCTGGCCATGCGTATCTCAGTTGTGGCCTCGTCGTCGCGACGATGATTTTTTACCGTGACCGGACGGTCGCTGTAGTTTCGACCGCGCGCGCCGAGCAGCAGGCGGGCTAGGGCTGCTCCGGTCGGGGAGAGTTCATCATGGCAATCAATGCGCGGCAAGCGGAGCAATATACCGCCCGCGACATTCAAGTGCTTGAGGGGCTCGAGGCGGTCCGCCGTCGCCCGGGCATGTACATCGGCAGCACGGATCAACGCGGGCTGCATCACCTGGTCTACGAGATTGTCGACAATAGTGTGGACGAGGCGATGGCGGGCTTCTGCACCGAGATCACGGTCACGATCGGCCGTGATCGCTCGGTGCGCGTCGACGACAACGGCCGCGGCATCCCTGTCGATATCCATCCCAAGACAAACGTCTCGGCCCTCGAGACGATTATGACCGTGCTCCACGCCGGCGGAAAATTCGGCCATTCCGCCTACAAGGTCTCGGGGGGGCTCCATGGGGTCGGCGCCTCTGTCGTCAACGCCCTCTCCGAGTCGCTCTGGGTGGAAGTCCATCGGGAGGGGCAGGTCTATCGCCAAGAGTACCGCCGGGGCGTGCCGCAAGGCCCGGTGCGGCCGGTGCGGCCGACCGCTCGGCGCGGGACCACCACCTGGTTTCTCGCCGACCGCGAGATCTTCGGCGAGATCGACTACAACTTCGAGACATTAGCGCAGCGCTTCCGCGAGACGGCCTACCTCACGAAAGGCTTGCAGATCACGCTCCTCGACGAGCGCGATGATCGTGAGCTTACCTTTCTGTTCGAAGGCGGCATCGTTTCCTTTGTCCGCCATCTCAACAAGCATCGGACAGTCATTCATCAGCGGCCGTTTTATGTCCAAAAAGATTACGAGACCTCTTCAGTTGAAATCGCCTTTCAGTACAACGACAGCTACGCGGAGTCGGTCTTCAGCTTTGCCAACACGATTAACACCGTTGACGGCGGCACCCATCTGACGGGCTTCCGGACGGCGCTGACCCGCGTGCTCAACGACTATGCCCGCAAGGCGAAGCTGCTGAAAGATGACGAGGGCAACCTGACCGGCGAGGACGTGCGGGAGGGGCTGACGGCGATTATCTCGGTCAAACTGGCCGAGCCGCAGTTTGAGGGCCAGACGAAGGCGAAGCTCGGCAATCCCGAGATGAAGGGGCAGGTCGAGTCGGCACTGAGCGAAGGGTTGTCGGCCTATCTCGAGGAGAACCCTGCCGACGCGCGGCGGATCATCGAGAAGTGCATCACGGCGGCCCGAGCTCGCGAGGCGGCCCGCAAGGCGCGCGACCTCGTCATCCGCAAGAGTGCGCTCGAAGGGCTGACCTTGCCCGGCAAACTCGCTGACTGTTCGGAGAAAGACCCTGCGCTGTGCGAACTGTATCTCGTCGAGGGCGACTCGGCCGGCGGCTCGGCGAAGCAGGGGCGCGACCGCCGGTTTCAGGCGGTGCTGCCGCTGCGGGGCAAGATCCTCAATGTCGAGAAGGCGCGAGAAGACAAAATCCTTGCCAACGAAGAGATCCGCGCCATCATCACCGCACTCGGCACCGGCATCGGTGACATCTTCAACCTAAGCAAGCTGCGCTATCACCGGATTATCCTGATGACTGATGCCGATGTCGACGGCGCCCACATTCGGACGCTGCTGCTGACATTTTTCTTCCGCAATATGCCGCAGCTGATCGAGCGGCAGCATCTGTTTATCGCTCAGCCGCCGCTGTATCGCGTTGCTCACGGCAAAGAGGTCCGCTACGTCTACTCGGACAAGGAGCGCGACGAAGCGATCGAAGCGATGGGCAGGCCGAAGAATGTCGTCGTCCAGCGCTATAAGGGGCTCGGCGAGATGAACCCCGAGCAGTTGTGGGAGACGACGATGAACCCCGCGACGCGGACTATCCTGCAAGTGACGATCGAGGACGCTGTCGCCGCTGATGAGATTTTCGAGATGCTGATGGGAGAGCAGGTGCCGCCGCGGCGCCAGTTCATCCAAGCGCATGCCCAAAACGTCAGGAATCTCGACGTGTGAACGCCGTCGCGGCGTAGAACGGCGACGAGCTGCAGCCGCCCCGCTGCCGGCCGCCAGCGGAGCGCCTTCCGCGCTGCGTGGGCGCGGAAGTCCTCCTCACCGCCGACGGGCGCCCCTCGCTCGCCGGAGCGCGCCGCGCCGGAGAGGCGAGACCCCACGAGGAGAGCGTCAGTCGTTTCCGGTCGAAAGGGGCGGGGGAGGGGAAGCGGGAGGCGGCTCGTGGCGCGCCAGCCAAGTGGCGAGGTCGGCTGGCAGCGGCGACTCGACTTCGATCCACGCGCCGTCACGCGGTCGGCGGAAGCCGATCCGGGAAGCGTGGAGAAATTGGCGCGGCGGGCCGCCTTTCCGCGGTCGGCCGTAGAGGGTGTCCCCCGCAACAGGATGCCCGATGGCCGCAAGATGCACGCGGATCTGGTGCGTGCGGCCAGTGATCAGGTTCACCTCGAGCAGGCTGAACGGGCCGATCGTGCGCACCGTCCGATAGTCGGTGATCGCCTCGCGGCCGTCGGCAACGACGGCCATCCGCTGGCGATGGCGCGGGTCGCGGCCGATCGGCGCCTCGATCCGGCCCTGCGGCGGATCGGGATGGCCTTCGACGAGAGCGAGGTAGGTCTTTACTACCTGCCGGTCTTGGATCTGGCGGGCGATCTGCCGCTCCCCATGGGGGGTCTTCGCGACGATCAGCACGCCCGAGGTGTCTTTATCGAGGCGGTGGACGATGCCAGGGCGCGGGCTTGCCCCAATGCCGGCGAGTTCGCCTCCGCGCCCGAGCAGAGCATGCACGAGCGTTCCGCGTTCGTGGCCGGCAGCGGGGTGGACGACCAAGCCTGCAGGCTTATCGATGACGAGCACGTCTTCGTCTTCGTAGAGGATCGGGATCGGAATATTTTCGCCTTCGAGGAGGAGCGGCGGCGCGACCGGCACCATCAGCGTGATCCGCTCGCCGCCGCTGAGGCGCAGGCCCGGCTTTGCCGGCTTTCCGTCGACAGTGGCGTTGCCTGTCTCGATCAAGGTGCGGACAAAGGCGCGCGACAGATCGGGACGCTGGTCAGCGAGAAACCGATCGAGCCGCACGCCGGGCTGACCGATCGCTTCGATGACTTCCTTCACGGGTTCAAACGACGTCTTCCTGGCTGGCTGGAGTTTGCCGCGTCTCTCGCGGCGCGACGAAGAGCAGGTAGTAGCCGAGAAGGACAACCCCGATCACGATCGACGAGTCGGCAATGTTGAAGACCGGCCAGTACGGAAACTCGATAAAGTCGGTGACATAGCCTTGGTGCAGCCGGTCGATCAAGTTGCCAATAGCGCCGCCCAGCTGCAGTCCGAGCCCCAGCCGCACCATCCAAGCGTCGGCCGGCAGGCGGCGGTAGTAATACAGAATGAGGCCGACCGCAACAATCGCGATCACCACGAACAGCATGCTGCGGTCTTGAAACAGCCCAAACGCCGCGCCCGTGTTGGTGATGTGGCGAAGACGAATAGGCCACTCTTCTGGCACGGGAACGCCGAGCGGCAGGGTCGCCCGAACCCAGATCTTCGTGATCTGATCGAGCGCGATGACGACAGCTGCGGTGACGAAGAAGATCCAGCTCTGTTTCACGAGATGCTCACCAGGCTACCCTTCAATTTTATCTTTATCCGCTCGCGCGCGACCGCCGGTGCAGCCGTCTGTCGCGCCGGCGGTGCGGGGAGCAACCGGAGCTCGGCGCGCAGCTGCCGCGGGAAGGCCAGCGTTCTTGGATTAGGTCCCCTGCTGCAGCCGCTGGAGGACGCGGTCGTATTCGTCTGCCAACCGTGTCACCAGCCCCTCGAGCTCGGTTACCTCGCCGTTCGTGCGGACGCATTGGCGCTGCCAAGCGGCATCATCGAGCGCGGCTAGCTTCGCGGCGGCGCGCTGGCTCTCGGCATCGAATTCCTCGACGAGCACGGCGACAGGACGGTCATCACCTGCCGGGAGGTCGGCGACCAAGGCGGGTAAGGACGGCCGGTCGAGCGTGGTAATTCCGTCGATCCAGCGGTTGAGGGCGAGCGAATAGCGATGGAGGTAGATAATGCGGTCGAGCGGCGATTTCCCGTCCGCGTCCGGCAGAGTAAGCTGGCGAGGGCTCAGCCGGGCCACTGCCTCGCGGAGGGTCGTGCCGACCGTACGGTAGCGCGCAACAAGGGCATCGTGGTTCATCATCCCTCCTCTCTCCCCTGCCGATGATAAAACGACCCGCGCCTCGGCCTCGCCTCGTGGCGCGCCTCCGCCGCGGCCGGAGCGCGCGTCTGCGCTGAGCCGCTTCGGCGCAAGCGCGCGGGCGACTATACTTGCGCGCTGGAGGTCCGCATGGAGCAGTTCGTCTATCTGAACGGCGAGATTGTTCCCTATGCCGAGGCCCGCATCCCGGTCGAGGATCGTGGTTTTCTCTTCGGTGACGGGATTTACGAGGTGATCCGGATCTATCACGGCCGGCCGTTCGCCTTTGAGCGCCACCTCGAACGGCTGCGCCGCTCGGCGGAGGAGATCCGCCTCCCCCTTGAGCTTGAGCGGCTTCGAACGGACGCGCTGGAACTGATCGCCCGCCAAGGGATTCCGGAGGCGACGCTCTACCTCCAAGTGACCCGCGGCGTCGCCGTCCGCAATCACGCCTTCCCGAGCGCGGTCGTGCCGACAGTGCTGATGCTTGTTCGCCCGGCGAGCCCGCCCGGCGCCGACCTGCTGGAGCAGGGCGTGCGCTGCTTGACTGTGCCGGACGATCGGTGGGCGCGCTGCTCGATCAAGAGCATCAATCTGCTGCCGAATGTGCTCGCGAAGCAGCGAGCGGTCGAGGCGGGGTGCTACGAGGCGATCTATCTGCGCGACGGCTTTATGACCGAGGGGTCGAGTTCGAACAGCTGGGCAGTCTTCGGCGGCGAACTGTGGACAGCGCCGAAGAGCAACTACATCCTCGGCGGCATTACCCGCGATATCCTGCTCGAGCTGGCCCGCGCAGACGGCATTCCCGTGCGGGAGGAGCCGGTTGCTGGAAGCCGGCTCCCCGACGCTGACGAACTGCTCATCTCCTCAACGACGTCGGAGGTGCTGGCGGTGGTGGAATTGGACGGCAGGCCGGTCGGCAGCGGGCGGCCCGGCCCCGTCTGGAAGCGCCTCTATCAGCTCCTCCAAGGCGCCATCGACGCCGAATGCCGCCTCGAGACGGCGAAGGCGCGCTAACGTTCGGCCGGGACGCGGCGCGCTTTCGCTCAAAGGAAGAACTCTTCTTCCTCGTCATTGAGCACTTCCTCAATCCGAACGGCGAGATGCTTTCGGAGAGTGCCCGGCACTCCGGTGAACTTCGGGCGAGTGCCGACTTTGACTGGCAGGGGCTTCGACACGAGCGTGTCGAGCGTCAGGACGTCGCCGACTTCGAGAGCGAGCAAGTCAGCGATCCGCAGGCGCGCCTCGCCGAGACAGACAGAGACCGGCACGCGCACGCCTTGGAGATGCTGGGTTAGGGTTGCGGCCTGCTCCTCGTTGCCGGTTTTGCGCTGGCTGAGCCAGATCTCGGCAGAGAGCTGCGGGATGATCGGCTCGATCACGTTGTGCGGAATACAGAGCGAGATGGTGCCGGTCGACCCCAGCAGGCGCACCTCGAACACAATCAGCACGACGACATCAGTAGGCAGGGCGATTTGCACGAGCGACGGATTGAGCGTCGTGTCCTCTAATCGGGGACGCACTTCGATGATGCCGCTCCAGATTTCCCGGATCGAGTAGAGCAGGGTGCTGACG
Proteins encoded in this region:
- the lspA gene encoding signal peptidase II, translating into MKQSWIFFVTAAVVIALDQITKIWVRATLPLGVPVPEEWPIRLRHITNTGAAFGLFQDRSMLFVVIAIVAVGLILYYYRRLPADAWMVRLGLGLQLGGAIGNLIDRLHQGYVTDFIEFPYWPVFNIADSSIVIGVVLLGYYLLFVAPRETRQTPASQEDVV
- a CDS encoding RluA family pseudouridine synthase, with the protein product MKEVIEAIGQPGVRLDRFLADQRPDLSRAFVRTLIETGNATVDGKPAKPGLRLSGGERITLMVPVAPPLLLEGENIPIPILYEDEDVLVIDKPAGLVVHPAAGHERGTLVHALLGRGGELAGIGASPRPGIVHRLDKDTSGVLIVAKTPHGERQIARQIQDRQVVKTYLALVEGHPDPPQGRIEAPIGRDPRHRQRMAVVADGREAITDYRTVRTIGPFSLLEVNLITGRTHQIRVHLAAIGHPVAGDTLYGRPRKGGPPRQFLHASRIGFRRPRDGAWIEVESPLPADLATWLARHEPPPASPPPPLSTGND
- the gyrB gene encoding DNA topoisomerase (ATP-hydrolyzing) subunit B; protein product: MAINARQAEQYTARDIQVLEGLEAVRRRPGMYIGSTDQRGLHHLVYEIVDNSVDEAMAGFCTEITVTIGRDRSVRVDDNGRGIPVDIHPKTNVSALETIMTVLHAGGKFGHSAYKVSGGLHGVGASVVNALSESLWVEVHREGQVYRQEYRRGVPQGPVRPVRPTARRGTTTWFLADREIFGEIDYNFETLAQRFRETAYLTKGLQITLLDERDDRELTFLFEGGIVSFVRHLNKHRTVIHQRPFYVQKDYETSSVEIAFQYNDSYAESVFSFANTINTVDGGTHLTGFRTALTRVLNDYARKAKLLKDDEGNLTGEDVREGLTAIISVKLAEPQFEGQTKAKLGNPEMKGQVESALSEGLSAYLEENPADARRIIEKCITAARAREAARKARDLVIRKSALEGLTLPGKLADCSEKDPALCELYLVEGDSAGGSAKQGRDRRFQAVLPLRGKILNVEKAREDKILANEEIRAIITALGTGIGDIFNLSKLRYHRIILMTDADVDGAHIRTLLLTFFFRNMPQLIERQHLFIAQPPLYRVAHGKEVRYVYSDKERDEAIEAMGRPKNVVVQRYKGLGEMNPEQLWETTMNPATRTILQVTIEDAVAADEIFEMLMGEQVPPRRQFIQAHAQNVRNLDV
- the dat gene encoding D-amino-acid transaminase gives rise to the protein MEQFVYLNGEIVPYAEARIPVEDRGFLFGDGIYEVIRIYHGRPFAFERHLERLRRSAEEIRLPLELERLRTDALELIARQGIPEATLYLQVTRGVAVRNHAFPSAVVPTVLMLVRPASPPGADLLEQGVRCLTVPDDRWARCSIKSINLLPNVLAKQRAVEAGCYEAIYLRDGFMTEGSSSNSWAVFGGELWTAPKSNYILGGITRDILLELARADGIPVREEPVAGSRLPDADELLISSTTSEVLAVVELDGRPVGSGRPGPVWKRLYQLLQGAIDAECRLETAKAR
- the fliM gene encoding flagellar motor switch protein FliM, whose protein sequence is MSDAKGVSQAEVDALLAGLGDVTGEPAGGPVAPLSPTGATIRLYDFRQPDKLSKDQLRTLEIVHQNLARSFSFSLTANTRTVVQCTLMLLEQKRFKEYIDERPEPAVLHLVSMDPLPGRAIVELDFELAYLIVDRLLGGPGRPMPAGRAVTEIEISLMRTVVSTLLYSIREIWSGIIEVRPRLEDTTLNPSLVQIALPTDVVVLIVFEVRLLGSTGTISLCIPHNVIEPIIPQLSAEIWLSQRKTGNEEQAATLTQHLQGVRVPVSVCLGEARLRIADLLALEVGDVLTLDTLVSKPLPVKVGTRPKFTGVPGTLRKHLAVRIEEVLNDEEEEFFL